From Mustelus asterias unplaced genomic scaffold, sMusAst1.hap1.1 HAP1_SCAFFOLD_2304, whole genome shotgun sequence, a single genomic window includes:
- the LOC144489557 gene encoding uncharacterized protein LOC144489557, with protein sequence MKGKKQEQFPGLQGSTGASGSIQQDQNFDLNVLNEFILKDLEEGKVRNPQPCDFADPQIGEIRNQLMNQVPTWATSPADLMPMDTGPPQLVGTGSPQLVSRGTGPPQLVGRGTGSPQLVGRGTGSPQLVGRGTGSPQLVGRGTGSPQLVGRGTGSPQLVGRGTGQPQLVSRGTGPPQLVSKDDRAQETKRKAAGRMGRRADSSRANSRLFPHPLSNVFVKEESPRLVIVEQPKQRGMRFRYECEGRSAGSIPGENTTEQTKTLPTIQVSLHGGPWGNLCTICPVHHYWI encoded by the exons GTGCCAGTGGGTCAATCCAGCAGGACCAGAATTTTG ATCTGAACGTACTGAATGAATTTATCCTGAAGGACCTGGAAGAGGGGAAAGTCCGGAACCCGCAGCCTTGCGATTTTGCCGATCCTCAGATTGGAGAGATTAGGAACCAACTCATGAACCAGGTCCCCACGTGGGCCACGTCTCCGGCAGACCTGATGCCCATGGATACGGGGCCCCCTCAGCTGGTCGGCACGGGGTCCCCTCAGCTGGTCAGCAGGGGCACGGGGCCCCCTCAGCTGGTCGGTAGGGGCACGGGGTCCCCTCAGCTGGTCGGCAGGGGCACGGGGTCCCCTCAGCTGGTCGGCAGGGGCACGGGGTCCCCTCAGCTGGTCGGCAGGGGCACGGGGTCCCCTCAGCTGGTCGGCAGGGGCACGGGGTCCCCTCAGCTGGTCGGCAGGGGCACGGGCCAGCCTCAGCTGGTCAGCAGGGGCACGGGGCCCCCTCAGCTGGTCAGCAAGGATGACAGGGCGCAGGAGACGAAGAGGAAAGCCGCCGGCCGGATGGGCAGGAGGGCGGATTCGTCACGGGCCAATTCCaggctcttcccccacccccttagcAACGTCTTTGTGAAGGAGGAGTCGCCCCGGTTGGTCATTGTGGAGCAGCCCAAGCAGCGTGGGATGAGGTTCCGCTACGAGTGTGAGGGCCGCTCTGCGGGAAGCATCCCCGGTGAAAACACAACGGAACAAACCAAGACTCTCCcaaccatccaggtaagtctccaTGGTGGGCCTTGGGGGAACCTGTGCACTATCTGCCCTGTACATCATTACTGGATCTGA